From a region of the Lactuca sativa cultivar Salinas chromosome 4, Lsat_Salinas_v11, whole genome shotgun sequence genome:
- the LOC111881609 gene encoding peroxidase 9, protein MASLLYTTFTVLMAILSSSIVCFAFPGFSFGWGGGAGGDGDGSFGNGQGYPGLFPEFYSFSCPQANDIVMSVLESVIAKEPRMAASLLRLHFHDCFVQGCDASVLLDDNVMFASEKNSGPNSNSIRGFEVIDEIKSKLEEACPQTVSCADILALAARGSTVLSGGPNWELPLGRRDAIQASLSASNNNLPPPNSTIQNLIKLFRRQGLNVVDLVSLSGAHTIGMARCSAFKQRLYNQDGNDEPDSTLEITYSNGLKTVCPKTGGDNKISPLDFASPSTFDNTYFKLIMFGKGLLTSDQVLLAGNVEETMLLVKAYAEDYALFFDQFARSMVKMGNINPLTGYQGEVRKNCRMPN, encoded by the exons ATGGCTTCTCTTCTCTACACTACCTTTACTGTATTAATGGCTATCCTCTCATCCTCAATTGTATGCTTCGCTTTTCCAGGGTTCAGCTTCGGATGGGGTGGTGGAGCTGGTGGCGACGGTGATGGGTCTTTTGGCAATGGCCAAGGGTATCCTGGTCTTTTCCCGGAATTCTACAGTTTCTCATGTCCTCAAGCTAATGACATTGTCATGTCTGTTCTTGAGAGTGTCATTGCAAAAGAGCCAAGAATGGCTGCTTCTTTACTAAGACTTCACTTCCATGACTGCTTTGTTCAG GGATGTGATGCGTCTGTCTTGTTGGATGATAATGTAATGTTTGCAAGCGAAAAAAACTCTGGGCCTAATAGCAATTCAATTAGAGGATTCGAAGTGATCGATGAGATCAAGTCTAAATTGGAAGAAGCATGTCCTCAGACAGTTTCTTGTGCTGACATTCTTGCCCTTGCTGCTCGAGGTTCCACTGTTTTA AGTGGTGGACCTAATTGGGAACTCCCGTTGGGACGAAGAGATGCAATACAAGCTAGTCTCAGCGCCTCAAACAACAACCTTCCTCCACCAAACTCCACCATTCAAAACCTTATAAAACTTTTCCGGCGACAAGGGCTTAATGTAGTTGACCTGGTCTCGCTTTCTG GAGCACATACCATAGGAATGGCTAGATGCAGTGCATTTAAGCAAAGGCTATACAATCAAGATGGAAATGATGAACCAGATTCAACCCTAGAGATAACCTACTCCAATGGTTTGAAAACAGTTTGCCCAAAAACTGGCGGTGATAACAAGATTTCTCCTCTAGATTTTGCATCTCCTTCAACATTTGATAATACATATTTTAAGCTCATTATGTTTGGAAAAGGACTTCTAACTTCCGATCAAGTGCTTCTGGCTGGAAATGTTGAAGAAACTATGCTTCTGGTGAAGGCATATGCGGAGGATTATGCTCTCTTTTTTGACCAGTTTGCTAGATCTATGGTGAAAATGGGAAACATTAATCCACTTACTGGTTATCAGGGCGAAGTGAGGAAGAATTGCCGAATGCCCAACTAA
- the LOC111881610 gene encoding uncharacterized protein LOC111881610: MEHYDKIYLVVYGVISWTSAFLLIRKIFPKRSFDFCNRIVSTIHALFAVFLSSMSVQDWRCPVCPLASNSTPVQMRALSVSLAYLIYDLVCCLFDKNIKIDNSVHHLVSIVGVVAGLAYEKCGSEMMVTMWITEISSPFLHLREILKELGYKDTDINLAADVSFAVIFSIARMCVGPYLCYVTLSADNPILIKAMALGLQLVSAFWFFKIARMVKYKFIKRSASKTKSS, encoded by the exons ATGGAACACTACGACAAGATTTATTTGGTTGTGTATGGAGTCATCTCATGGACAAGTGCATTCTTGTTAATAAGAAAGATTTTCCCGAAAAGGTCTTTTGATTTCTGTAACCGTATAGTTTCGACGATTCATGCTTTGTTTGCGGTTTTCTTGTCTTCTATGTCTGTTCAAGACTGGAGATGCCCAGTTTGTCCCTTGGCCTCAAACTCAACCCCTGTTCAG ATGAGAGCTCTATCAGTCAGTCTTGCTTATTTAATCTATGATTTAGTGTgttgtttgtttgataagaatatAAAAATAGATAATTCTGTTCATCATCTAGTTAGCATTGTTGGAGTTGTAGCAGGTCTTGCTTATGAGAAG TGTGGTTCAGAAATGATGGTTACAATGTGGATCACTGAAATCTCGAGTCCATTTCTCCATTTAAGAGAGATTCTCAAAGAGCTTGGTTATAAGGATACTGATATCAATTTAGCAGCTGAT GTTTCATTTGCGGTGATTTTCTCAATTGCAAGGATGTGTGTTGGACCATATCTTTGCTATGTTACACTATCTGCCGATAATCCTATTCTCATCAAG GCAATGGCCTTGGGACTTCAGTTAGTAAGTGCTTTCTGGTTCTTCAAGATTGCAAGGATGGTGAAATATAAATTCATCAAGAGATCCGCATCCAAAACCAAAAGCAGTTAG